A window of the Lates calcarifer isolate ASB-BC8 linkage group LG18, TLL_Latcal_v3, whole genome shotgun sequence genome harbors these coding sequences:
- the LOC108895868 gene encoding tetraspanin-8 produces the protein MAVNKCIKYLLFFFNLLFWLSGCIILGVGIYLKVSKGGNQITNESLPGIDLMIAIGVIIMVLGFLGCCGAIRENRCMLLLFFIFLLLIFILLLAAGILGAVDESKVNNWVKERLNGFTPLSAQPQAVRDDLEKLQRELKCCGLLNGPSDWEKIPDSCRCNSTIADCKSSAIYQEPCATKIISLMEKNMEIVLGIAFAIAILLIFGMVFSMILYCQIGRKEAVGTTNNP, from the exons CTGAGTGGTTGCATCATCCTGGGCGTGGGCATCTACCTAAAAGTTAGCAAGGGTGGAAACCAG ATCACCAATGAATCTCTTCCTGGCATTGACCTGATGATTGCCATTGGAGTGATCATCATGGTGCTCGGGTTCCTTGGCTGCTGTGGAGCCATCAGAGAGAACCGCTgtatgctgctgctg TTCTTCATCTTCCTACttctcatcttcatcctcctgcTGGCGGCAGGCATCCTGGGAGCCGTTGACGAATCAAag GTGAACAACTGGGTGAAAGAACGTCTGAATGGTTTTACGCCGCTGTCAGCCCAACCACAGGCTGTGAGGGATGACCTGGAGAAACTGCAGCGTGAG CTGAAGTGTTGTGGTCTTTTGAATGGACCATCCGACTGGGAAAAGATCCCAGACTCCTGTCGCTGCAACAGCACCATAGCAGACTGCAAATCATCCGCAATCTACCAAGAG CCCTGCGCCACCAAAATCATCAGTCTGATGGAGAAAAACATGGAGATAGTGCTGGGGATTGCCTTCGCTATCGCCATCCTGCTA ATTTTTGGCATGGTTTTCTCCATGATTCTCTACTGTCAGATTGGCAGGAAGGAGGCTGTCGGCACCACGAATAATCCCTGA